A stretch of DNA from Amphiprion ocellaris isolate individual 3 ecotype Okinawa chromosome 18, ASM2253959v1, whole genome shotgun sequence:
GCTGAATCTGGTAAAGGTCATTTTGCATAGATTGCAAGACGTAGTGAAGTATAAAGTAACAGAATATGGAAATATTTAAGTACAGTACAAGCAATTTAAAattgtacttgagtaaatgtacgtAGTTCCTTAGAAATATGCTGATGTTTGTGCTCTACCCACCAGTGTCCTGCTGAAGAACCCAGCATTTGAGCTCTATGACAGAGTGAGCAAAGGAGCAGCTGTCCTCTCGCTGGCAGCCGTAGCGAACCTCATGGCGACAAACATCAAACTGGCAGAGGGGGTGCAGGGGTCGGACCTTACTGTAGCGCACGTTGGCTGACCTCACCACGTGCACCAGGCACCTGCAGGTAAGAGTTAGTGTGAATTGTGCAATAACACACTTTTCTCCTTTCTGTACAGGAGCAGTAGCATCGGCTTTTCTGGCCCATTGTCAAAAGGCAATTTTATTTTGATTGTccatttttccacagttttatCACACTATTAATAAATGTCATTGATTTTGAAAACTTTGTGTATTTCACCAAAAGAAAGGCATAGAACTTCCATTACACTCACTTGTTATCGTCGAATGGGTGTCGAGCTGTGAGGTTTGAACAGACTGCTAAGTTTTCTTTGCTGCGTTTGCTGATGATGCGAGGCTTACTGTCAAAACATTCCTATAGAAAAAGCAAGATAAGTCAAGGTCTGGTTTCAAATTCCAAAAGTGAAGGCCAAACAAGCACTTAGAAAACAAGACAGATGAAAGTGTGTCAGACTGTGGTCTCACCTCACAGAGGAACATGAACATGCCcatgtggagctgcagcagtcTGGTGACGCTGAGTGCCCGTCGCTCGGTGCTGCCCAGTGGATCAAACAGCAGCTCTCGGCTCAGCGCTCCCTTCCTCTCCTGCGTCCACACATCTATCTCCTCCTGGCAGTATGCAAACGTACAGTTCTCCCCATACTGGCACTCCTGACgttcctgcacctctgtgggaTCCAGAGAAAGAGTGTTAACAAAATTTAAGCACAATATTTGCCCGACTGCTCCGGCGTTTGACAGTTAAAATTTCCAAATTTGAAATTTCCGCTtaaaacatacattaaaatGTAACTATACCTTTACAAAGAACAAACGCCCCCAAGAAGTTGTTCCGTGCAGGTCGGGGCCGGATCCTTTTCCAGGTGGGGTCATCTGTATTTCTCAGACGACACAGCAGTACATCTCTCTTGCAGCGGTGTGCTGCCTCTGGCTGATACTTGTAGTCCATCACTCGTGGACCTGTGAGCAGGACACGAAGATGAAACGTTTAAGAGAACAATAACTacaatttttattacttttgtaaGATTATATCTGTCAACAATGTTGCACTTACTACATGTCTGCAACTGAGACTGACAAATGCAAACTTGATGTATGGATATTTCACATTAACACACATAGTCGATAAGCTGAGGGAGTCAGCATCCCACattaaagatgcacaaaaaataggacaaagAGGTGCTTATCAATGGTTAGTGAAGACAAGAGTGGTTCATATGTGACTTTATCCTACCTATTCGGCTGTAACAGGCATGACAGGCCTGCCGAAACTCATGTGTGGGTGCCAGAGGATTcctggagagcagagagaggttGGTTCCTGCTGGGCCATTCTGAGGAAGAAGAGAGTAGGGGATGCGAtttagaaacagaagaaaaggctACTTAGCTGCACAGTTACCAATGGTTCTAAATTATTTTGACCATACTAATAACAGTATAATCACAGAACAGTTTTTCCTGCAACAGATGATTCAAAGAAAGTCACGACTGTAATACTCCGTGTGTGTTACTCACTGCATGTGCAGCACTGTGGTTGCGCATTCCAGGGATGAAGCTGTGACACACTCGTCCCCCTGAAGACCACAGACACAAGGACACTGATGTCAGACACCATATTGTAATGTTGCTGACTCACACTGTCTGCTGCTGACACACCTCAGGTTAAAGAAAACTCCCCAAGAACTGTGCTCTGGCAGCTAAACAAGCTAACACATTGTACTGGGTCAAAATTACTTAGAGCGGCAACTAGGGATAATGATCTTTGTATTATACTTATCATCAGAGGGCTGCAACAAAGAGGTGAGTCCAGTTTGTAATGCAACGTTCCTGATGATTTTCTTGTGGTGTAAACCAAACAGTTCAATTATGATATACatcacagtgtttcctctaggatttttttcaacagtgggGGCAGGTTCTCCCGAGAGCCGTGACggcgtaaacaaatgacacttgactgcaaaTTTTACTtgcaacctatttattgaacggccagttgaaaatggctttttaaaggctgaatgtaaatataaataaaataaaataaaataaaataaaacaataaaattaattaaataaaaataaaaataataaatagtatTTTCTTGATGGAGCTGTAGAATCAGTGACAAAGTTTGCACCCAGGCCCACAACAATTaatttttctgggttttttttataGAAGAGGGTCTGTTGTCCTATAGGGACAGAGTAAAGTGGCACTATTGATCATtgcttttaaaatggaaatacactgaatttatttagtattttattctttatttaacagaaatacTGACATGtatattatgcaaaaaaaaataagaaagaaaaaaaaaggtttgacACTCACCATTATCAGTGTGATAGAGCCATAAGTGGAACCGGCTATTTTTTTCAACCCATTTCAGGTCCCAGCCTGATAGCCTGGGCTTCCCTTTCTACTCTCATCACTTtgctctccttctccttcactCAGCTCTCCCCCTGCTGTACTCTGCTCTCCTTCACTTTGTTACACTGCTCCTCCCTGTCTAATGCTACTTGTTTATAAGATTACATATAACATTAACGTTAGATAATTTACACTCACATCACACCTGATTACAAGTGTGAACACAATTTTTTACCTAACCATAACCATTTATGAGTCAGTAAAAAGCTAATGAAACCTGACTAGCGTCACCTTCATCAGGTGTCTTTCTCTTCGTAGAGAAATATTTGaccaagctcatctgaaaatgcagtcggcagttacatcatggtgtactaatattagcttaatgctatcaattagtttacgcatgttagcgacactgagttggcactgGGCCCAATTAACTTAAGCTACCAATATGTTAAGTAATGTTAGCTGGCCATcaatatttttgtgaatgtctatttaacttgtaaaatctattatgagttatcttaagctaataaatTTACCTTTTCTCCGTTAAGTTgttgccctattttccaagatgacactcctctgactctctgacctggtgcctggGTGCTTGACGTGATGTCACTTTCAAAGCCGCACTCTCGTGAGTAATTAACATCGTATTAACCCGATGTAtgaaagagtagatactgagaaAGATAGTTATCTGTGGTTTAACTCAGTACTCACGAGTACCCGACCCAGTGCAGGACTCTGCcatgaaggtggagacatgcggcggtggtgtatttgcaacaataaaaaataaaaacaaaaatttgaaggagcggcggctaggatttaggaatggcggccCGCCACTCCTAGAGAATTTAGAGACAcaataaaagatttttaaaaaaaggcgaAGATAAAAACTTTCAGGCTCTGCTCACCAGGGAGAGTGTACTCGGACAATGAGTCAAGCCCGCCTGCGGCGACTCCTGCCTTCCCTTCTCCATCTGTGGCCCCTGTGGAGAAGCCTCCCAGTGCGTCCTGCGCCTGGGTGGAGCTCTGATCCCGCAGTGCTGAGTAAGGTTCCAGAGAGGGCATTTCActgatggaggagctgaagaaggcTTGGGGAAGCTGGGGTGATGGGGCTGGAAGGCTAGGTGAGTAAGGAGGCCGGAGACCAACGGCTGTGTTGGGAAGGTTGGTAGGGATAGCACCCTGAACTGGACTCTGGAGGACGAGAGAGAAATTTTATTAGACCACACTTTgctgatgaaataaaaacacataaagaaaTATTAGACACTCAGTGAGGTGGTGACACTGGTTGATTTTCTGTGTTCTTCACTCACCTCACTGACTTTTTTGGGGATGCATTCCAATAGGCTGTCCAGCTCGTCTTTAATGACACTGCTGCTGCATTCATCCATGTGCTCGGACACTGGGACAGAATACGGCATGGGAGGCAGGGCCTGGCTGCTGGGGCTCTCCGACAGGTCAGTGCACGAGGTTACCACAGTGGTTGCCGGGTCATCACTTACTGGGATGGGTGTGGCCAAAGGAGCAGGGATACACTGTGCGCTGGAGAGGTCAGCTGAGAGGGAGGAATAGGGAGATAATTGTGGGAAACAAATAGAAATCTCAGTGGAAGCAGATGTGCAAGGTTTGTTGGTTGCCATACTTGGTCCAATGTCTCCCAGAGATTCCAGCCCATTGGCCGacatctaaagaaaaaaaagcagaactcATGAGCCTCTAAGTCAGCCACTACATTACATTGCAAGCTCTATAACATGACAGCAGCATCTACCTCTCCAGTGGGTGGGGAGGTCTCCCCAAGACTCTCCCCTTCTGTGACTGTGGACTCAGTTTGTGGGCTGACGTAGGCTTTCCGACCCTTCAGGCCCAGTTTGTTGGCTAGATCCTGGGCGAGGTCACTCACCTGTCTGTCCTGGAAgacaaattagaaaaacaagagcacaagtttcattcattttcaggtGAATGATAATGACAAACTCAGTTTAGTCCACAAAATCATCATAAGCAACAGCACTTAAATATTTGATACTCagagatttctgcatcatcttaCATGCTTATCACATCCATTCATTTTCAACTACATcttcaaaatgatgtaaaaaataatttgccTCAGTTGTTAACAACATACGTGTGGTGCTGTGAGGAGACACTTGGTTCCACATTCGTAAGCTTCTCTGAGGCGCCCCAGCTCCCTCAAACAGAGTGCTTTTCGGAACAAAGCCCTACGACTGCCTTCTGATACACACAGTGCACTGTCACAGTCCTGAACACCGCGGTCATAGTCCCTCTGGaatagaaaaaacacacaagtatatGAGTAGGTATTTAACTAAGAGCAAAAAAGGCATtgaaatttaaatgtcatttcacgtagaacaaagaaataaagaaataaataacgAGTATCATAAGAGTTCAATCAAACCTCTGAAAAAGATATCATAAAAACATCCACTATTATAGAACAGAAATTAGTGCTACTGAGTGTGCACCTCAGCTGGCTAAACTGTAAATGTAGTGAAACTCAAATATATGTGAAAGTTGAGTCCTTTAAAGACGACAGACATAGAAACCTTGCTAGGGAGATAAAGTATTGTATGAATGCCAATGACAAATTGCAACATTAAATAGCAGATTAACCACAAATTGTATGTCAGTGACACAAAATAATTGAACTTTGCTAGTATACACTATGAAAaaaatagttgttttgttttttccatttgcaaGAACACACATCTGTAGCTAACACATCCTCTTCCCCCTTCTCCCTCACCGTCTGGTAGTAGGCAGCAGCCCTGTTTACGTAGAGGCTCTCGAGCAGCTCATGGGGAATAACGAGTGCCTCAGCCTGGGCGTATCGAGCAACACTGATCCCCTCTCCATACTGCTGGGCTGCTTGACGCCAATCTTCATCTCGAAAACAAGAATTACCCTCGTCCAGCAAGTTACACACCAACTGTGTCAGAAATGCCTGAAAGGAATATGCAAAGGAAGTAggtcaaaaaaaaagtaaaatattgcgTAAGGATGATGAAATGGTTAGGACACatagaaaacaaatattaaaagcaTAGCCAGTAAGAAAAAGATCAAAGAGGAGATCTAATGAATGTGAAGCTCCTAATATATATCGGCATCCAgctaataacaaaacaaaatgtgagtAGGATCACGTAAATAGGAGCACAtggttaataaaaaaaagatgtgaaaaatggataaaaaggTTCAATGCAAACCTCATAACTCTCTGGCTCTGGGAAAGGCAGTGATGACCtgtggagagaaaacaaaaaggatGTCTGCTTCCTCCATACACAAGTAGTGAGCATTTTAGATTTGATCTCGTTTGGCATTTAAAG
This window harbors:
- the zc3h7bb gene encoding zinc finger CCCH domain-containing protein 7B, translated to MDPDRQKRREEIQKAMSFIQSSLPFPEPESYEAFLTQLVCNLLDEGNSCFRDEDWRQAAQQYGEGISVARYAQAEALVIPHELLESLYVNRAAAYYQTRDYDRGVQDCDSALCVSEGSRRALFRKALCLRELGRLREAYECGTKCLLTAPHDRQVSDLAQDLANKLGLKGRKAYVSPQTESTVTEGESLGETSPPTGEMSANGLESLGDIGPTDLSSAQCIPAPLATPIPVSDDPATTVVTSCTDLSESPSSQALPPMPYSVPVSEHMDECSSSVIKDELDSLLECIPKKVSESPVQGAIPTNLPNTAVGLRPPYSPSLPAPSPQLPQAFFSSSISEMPSLEPYSALRDQSSTQAQDALGGFSTGATDGEGKAGVAAGGLDSLSEYTLPGGRVCHSFIPGMRNHSAAHANGPAGTNLSLLSRNPLAPTHEFRQACHACYSRIGPRVMDYKYQPEAAHRCKRDVLLCRLRNTDDPTWKRIRPRPARNNFLGAFVLCKEVQERQECQYGENCTFAYCQEEIDVWTQERKGALSRELLFDPLGSTERRALSVTRLLQLHMGMFMFLCEECFDSKPRIISKRSKENLAVCSNLTARHPFDDNKCLVHVVRSANVRYSKVRPLHPLCQFDVCRHEVRYGCQREDSCSFAHSVIELKCWVLQQDTGITHEEMVQESKRHWQRLEQNAQKQQKPVHLPHPNSSVSAGGLGGMGGGGVGGDGMGGGGVSPVGGVGVGGLGAGSGRGRPLNLKMKFVCGQCWREGQVNEPDKNLKYCTAKARHSWTKERRVLLVKSFEKKKWVVVRPLPFSRTYPQQYDMCVHVMKQKKCHYIGNCSFAHSLEERDVWTYMKNNSLRDMQQMYELWLQLTNQSRRTDNSAVTPPPEDKQVTITADYTEGMGGRRMSDGDDL